AACTTTTATTCTTAAGCATTGAAGGTTATTATAAGTGGTTTGTAGAGAAATTTTCATTTNTAGGGTGCTTCATGTATCAATCtaccttcttcttcattttttaaagaTCATTGATTATTTATCGAAAACACTCTCTGCCCTTATTTGTGTatatcttgttatttttatatatcacacttgtgaagttaCACGggatatgttgttattgtttttgtgtcatccattatttatttcttatagtAGCATTCTTTGATCTCACCTAATGCAAACTCAAATTTCTTTGATCTAATCTGATGCAAACTCAAATTAATCgaattttaatatgaatatcgAACACCAATAACAAATCAAAAATGTAGATTTTTGATCCCTTGTGGAGTCCCACCCCTATGAAACATCCCAATTCATATAcaactaacaaaaaaaagttggtttCTATTGGAGGGACCTTCTCAAGAAATGATTAAAGATAAAGGTAGCTAGAgtgaacaattgaaaataaaaattaaaaaattgaagttgtgaacttttaaaattcattttctaTCTTTACACTTTAGTGTTTTGTGGGTACAACATAAAGTTATGAAGAGTTGGCATATGCTGTCCTTTGTTACATGATTCATTATCTCCTTCTAGCCAACTTTTCCTCACTATCTAATTattcattatcatcatcaagGTCACATCCTTTTCATCAATCCATTACttggtgtttttattttttattctatagTTATAAAATAAGGTAACAATGTGGGTAGAGGtgacaaaatcatttttttaagtgATTTATATTGTTTGTTCAGGTTTGAACTGTTTGATTATGATCTGTTTGTTGACTTAATCCTataagttgaatttgaaatgacCTAATAAATTATTAGGtcaaaacatatcaaaataatgtAACTCAACTTATCAAAGTGCTTACATTAGTACACTTATTTTTCAAAGAAGCAAAATAAAGGGGTTGAGGGGTTTGGTTGGGTCATATTAGGCGAGTTGAGTTATGACATATTATTTAATCGATTCAAGTAATCTTGAACGGGCTGGATCATGATTTGTTTGTTGGTTTGACAGTAAAAATTAGGTGGCCTGGCTAAAAGTTGAGTCGGCAAtctaagtttatcttttgttttaaatgtaattagagaattttcactttttaatatgaaaatacaaattaaGTAAAGATATACCTAGCTAAAATACGGTTTGAAACTTCGACAAATGAAATTTCACCACAATGTATTGGAGTTTCGAAGCTTTAACAAGTGAAATTCCACCACAATATGTTGGAGTTCATAAATTTGTTGGAGCTTCAAACTCCCTTTACCAATTCAAACTCTAGGAATAATTCATCGAGTTCAATTTccagtaaaaaaattatattttaattaaaagtatttttggCGAATTTTATACTACTAACTAAATAACTAAAACACTgtctaaaatttaatataatatccAAAAATTAACTAATTGTCAATCTATCCCatattaacatattttaatccgttcaaatttaattcaatcTGTCATTAGCCACCTCTAAATTTTGGGGAAAATGACCATGTGGAGATGTGTTTACTATCATGCCCTACTTCTTGATGTAGATATTACATAACTACATATTAATAACACCTATATATAGTTGCCTTCAATATAGGCAATTTTTCCACCAACTAAAAGGTTGTAATAAGGGAAACTGCATGGGACATGCAAGCACGAAATAGTTATTGAAGAAAGAGAACATTGGCTTATAAAAATATGTCAGTCCAGCAGATTGCTTTCGCCGTTGATATTTTTTTCGTTGTTGATGTTCTTTTTTATTCCTATGTATTTCACCATTGTATTAGAAATTCTCTCTGCCTCTACCGTACTCCATCTTGGTAGAATTCACCATCGTATGCTTGATCACAATTACTAGTAATTccgatttatttatttttatttttttatatttattttaaaattttactccCTCCAACTCATGTTAGTCATCATATCTATTAGAAAATCcagatataattaattatttatttccacCAACTCAGTAAATATGGTAAtccttttgtccctttttacttgtccCTGTTTACTTGTCATtattgacaaatcaagaaagacaatttttctttaccttttataccctcaatttatttagaaagttaattttctggAAAAAAGAAGACCCTCTTTAATGAGTTaattgattttggaattctatcaattaaGAGGGGTAAAATGGCAAACTCAacatgtcaattattattttcttaagaggcgtgtcaagtcaaaaaatggacaagtaaataaagacagaaaaagtaaaaagaaagtaGTATTAAAtagaggtaaaaaaaataaatagaatcaATTTAGTCAAAtcactcttttattttttaaaagacacgtaaaaaaaacatgacaattaaaataaCACAAAGTAtgtagtactccctccgtcccattttatatgatgtACTTTGATTTGGCacaaactttaagaaaaatgaaaagacttttaaaacttgtggtccaaaatgaatgatagaaatttgtgtggttgtaaatcatttcattaagggtaaaaaagacattttataggcaaattgttacttaaaatagaaatgtgtcattctttttgggactgactaaaaaggaaagtaagtcatataaattgggacagagggagtaataaagtTCACATGAACAACCTGATTATTAATCACATGAATGAGAGTAAAGTTCACGTTAATTGAATgacagaaagaaagaaaaaaacagcaaattaaatttcataaatttggtCTTTGTTCATAAAGTTTAATATATACTCTTATTTAATAATTGTTCAAGACATTATTATAAATCAGCAAATTAAATTAATGACAGAATGCACATTTCCATCATAGTATTTTGTCTCCTTGATGTGCATTAATTTTGGTGGCAAGAAGTCATATTAATAGGCTACTAGCTAATAACACTTCAATGTAACTAACCATCTATTCAAGATCGAGGCGgatctaaatttaaaatttatgaattttgattataatttaaattaatatatatgtatatatatttaacaaaaatattaatatatttatagaaTTTGTGTAGATTAAGCACATTTCTAAGTTTATGTGGACTATGAACAATATATTTGATCCACCTTTGTTGATGAACGACataaaagataattataaataaacttttatgaataaatatgaattgGTTATCATTAGAAATGATATTAAGCAGTTATAATAGATCAGATCATGTTAATAGCATAAGGTGTTTAGTCTTACAAGTACAAcagaaaaataatagaaattattgATGCAAAAACATACTTTAATCTCAAAAATTGCAGAGgaaaacaatataatataaatttcttGCTCTTTGGGGTGCCTTCATCGTCGAAAAACATGTACTAATATGTATAGACGATTCGTTTAGATCATAAACtagcacaaaaaaaataaatataaggaaaaaaaataagaaaatgatttctacaatattttcttaatttttttgtggGAAAGCACATGAAAATGAATTATATAATTTAAGCATTCTTTTTAGAATGTTCAATAATTTAAGCAATTATGTTCATTCATGAGCTGGATCTTAAAATAGTCAACTTTTTCATATGTTaggaaaaaatcaaaataatttaaaatgacaTTAAAGAATCAAAACAATTGTTTTCATCCTCAATTTTTGAACTCTTAACTCTGTCACATTCAATCTAttcattatattgaaataatctctatataataaaaatagagtaTAAAAGATTTCcacaaaaaattaaacaaatccCTCTTCATAtctataatatattttcaagtcaacaaaagaagaaaaaaaaatatgaaatgaacTCCTCATCCAATACAAGCTAAGTATCATTAaggtataaataataaaattttgaactcaataatataatttcaaattcaaacttatAATATGTAagtttaaattctgaattcacTTTTATCGCAAATTAACTTAGAGGAAACCTTTATTCTTAGGCCTTGAAGGTTATTATAAGTGATTCGTAGAGGAATTTTCATCCACTCAACTGATCAAGTCAACTATTTAAttattaagaaatttttttatttgattcttaTGATATTTAACTAGACATATCTTACCGTTAATTAATTGCAATATGCACTACAAATTCTATTTACTggtgaagattttttttttttttacataattattaattattttactacTTATTACtcatatgttattattattccaaaaataattttgatatatcAAACTTCCTACATCAAAGACTAAAACCATACactttaattaactaaaaataaatatgtttagtTGAATATCACTAgactaaaattgaaatttacCTATAGTTGAGAAACTAACCATTtagacataattttttatttattcttttcaaaatatatttttaaaattattagttgaTTATACACTAGAACaaatttttggttaatttttgaaaatgtcTTTCCACACACAAAATTTCaactctttttcaaaaaaaaaatatatttttaaacataactttaatttttttttaaaaaaatcacttaattcAATTTCCACAATTGTTTTTTCTTCAAGTGTCAACCAACTCTATACCCAAACACAAAAGTAAACATACATATACACAAGTTCGAGCAAAAAGTTATTAAATTCTCGAAAATTTATATTGTCCCAAACTTATAAAAGCAAATTACAAGTATATTTTTTCACAATAACACTAAGCTCAAAAACCTtcaaaatataatgaataatcAATTACAATACATATAAACTTAttacctaaaaaaataaaattacactaacaatatatttaattatcaaaagcaactttgagaaatgataATTCAAAACCAATATTGCTcgaactcttcaaaattgtcgaaggatacatatcaaaatttCGTAACATTTTTGAATAATCCAAGCAACACAGACGAGAATTGAGAAGTGATGATTCAGAACCTATATTACTCGAACTCTTCAAATTTATCAACAGGTACATATCAGAATCCAACAACATTTTTCTCAACTAGTACATATCAGAATCTCGAAACATTTTCGAAAAATCCAAGCAACACAGACGAAAACTAAGAAATGATGATTCAGAACCTATATTGCTCGAactcttcaaaattttcaacaagtaCATATCAGAATCTCGCAACCTTATCGAAAAATCCAAGCAACATAGACAAGAATCGATAAAATGATGATTCAGAACCTATATTACTCGAACTCTTCAAATTTATCAATCAAAATCCCGCAATATTTTTGAATAATCCAAACAAAAATTGAGaaatgataattcaaaatcGATATtactcggactcttcaaaattaTCAACAAGTACATATCAGAATCCCACTACATTTTCAAATAATCCGAACAACGTAAAATGAAACTGAGAAATTATGATTCAGAACCTATTGTTACTCGAACTCTTCAAAATTATCAACATATACATATCATCCCACCGGATTactaacattttaaaataatccGAACAACACAAAAGGGAACTGAGAAATGATGATTCAGAACCTATATTACTGGGTTATCAACATTTTTGAATAATCCGAGCAACGACGgagaagaagacgaagaagaagactAATGAGCTATTCCCATTTGTTGAATCTCAGGTGGATAATTGATACTTCTCTGATTCGGCATAGCTAACATAGCAGTATGATCGAAGAAATCTTTGAGTGCAACAACCGATTGCAAAATCAATTTCAGATCTTCAGCACAAGTAAACCCTAAATCCCCAATTCTTCTTACAGCATAAACATAAAAAGTTATACATCCTTTCCTAAACTTAAATCTCGCCATTTCAGTACCTGTTAAACCTCGAATCATCTTCTTATTCACTTCACCTAACGGAATCTCCACCGGCCAAACCCGGTCGATTTCCGATTTCATTTTCTCCGATTCGAAAACAAACAAAACCACCTTCGATTTCTTCGTTCCGAGACCCAATGTTAGTGTATGCCAAGCATGATGAGCTAAGATTGTGAAATTTGTGGGTAAATAAGCTGTAGTTGAAGTGAAACTGTAGTTTTTGGTTGTTGTTGACGGCGGAGAAAGGGAGAGGATACGGAGGAGTTCTAATGGCCGTGCACGGCGGATTGTGAAGGATTTAACGATGAATTGACCGCCGAATCGAAGACCTTTAACATCGGAAATGGGTTTAAAAGTGAAATCTGAAGTGGGTTTTGGAGATTCATCATTTGGGTGTTTGTGTTTTTGCTTCttgattttctctttctctttaagCTTTTGCTTTTCTCCCATGGAAGATGAAGATGATAGAGGAAAATGAGAAGAACACAATATTTAgcttttgataattttattaaaactatagtatataaaaatatttttatatataatatgtaatgATGATAACAAGTAAAGTGAATACCACTTAGCATAAATTCCAGGTTTATTTTTGTACTAATTTATTTCATTACATTAATGGTTGgttgtctttttcttttctatgaGATTCGATTAATCTAAATTCATTTTAAGAACTATAATTTCTGGACATATAAGTTTTgcgtaaaataaaataataatgatatatttaatataattttattgataaaatgTGTATCGATAGACTATTTTCGATAGATGTACGGTTTAGACAAAGGGCATCATACTTTGCATGAATTCCATGTTATCTTTGAGctaaattaatcattttatgAGTGATTTTATGTGCCTGCTTGGATTGAGTTATTTGAGGTGCTTTTAAGTTAAactaattttaaagaaattttatagtgtttagataaaattaaaaaatgcttataaacaatttgtttttaagttaaatcaataaaaataagtcaaaagtcatAAATTCGAATTTTTAACTTatactttttgactttttaattataaagacaaaaatcaattcaaaccAGCTCTATATTAGTATTTCGTATGCggcttttaaaatttgattaatttaaatttttgctGAAAATATTTACGTATAACACACATTTTTTCGATTTAAATccgaaatttaatttaaaaatgaaatacgTAATACTTACATATTATAATCTTTAGGGTGATTTTGTCCTtggacattttttttcttgaaaagatttgttttctctttattttgtctAGATAAAGTTGTAGCCTCACAATTATGATTTATGCCACttcttttgtcctttttttctttagaaatttgaattcttttattttatatgctcaatattattattagtatttataataataatatctgAGCTAGTTTgtgaacatttttattttatttatgtgatATCTAATTTTTATCTGTATtgactaaataaatattttacactaAATGACTAAAATATAAGTACATAAAAAGAGATTAATTTTTCTTAAGATTGAAATATTGATTTTCTTATAACTTTTACCAACACCATTGACTATTAGGCCAAATCTATACAATTATTAATTTACGCAGAGTCCAAGAGAAGTCacatctatttttt
The DNA window shown above is from Solanum stenotomum isolate F172 chromosome 6, ASM1918654v1, whole genome shotgun sequence and carries:
- the LOC125867932 gene encoding uncharacterized protein LOC125867932 produces the protein MGEKQKLKEKEKIKKQKHKHPNDESPKPTSDFTFKPISDVKGLRFGGQFIVKSFTIRRARPLELLRILSLSPPSTTTKNYSFTSTTAYLPTNFTILAHHAWHTLTLGLGTKKSKVVLFVFESEKMKSEIDRVWPVEIPLGEVNKKMIRGLTGTEMARFKFRKGCITFYVYAVRRIGDLGFTCAEDLKLILQSVVALKDFFDHTAMLAMPNQRSINYPPEIQQMGIAH